GGCGGTTCAGTGCCCGCCCTTACCGAACGGGCACGTTCGGGCGGGGTTACATCAAGCCTTGTGTCCGCCTCAGGCGGAATTGTGCTTGGTTGACAGTGAAGTGCTCCGATCCCGATGGCTGTCGTGACGCCACCTTCGGGTAGCAGCAAACCGTTGTATGCCATTTAAAACATAAATTAAAATATTTAAGCGAATCTTAAGAAAACACTCATCAAAAATCAATGAAACTCTAAAGACATTTGTATTATGAGAATACTGATAGTAGAGGATGAATATGGAATAGCTGCTTTTCTTAAACAAGGATTAGAGGAAGAGTCTTTTGCAGTTGATGTAGCGGAAGAAGGTAAAAAAGGACTTCAATTAGCCCTCTCTGGTGAATATGACCTTTTACTATTAGACTGGATGCTTCCTGGTCTAAGCGGTATTGAAATTTGTCGCCAGTTTCGTAAAGAATACGAATCTACTCCTATTATCTTTCTAACGGCCAAAGACACTCTTGATGAAACAATTTTCGGTTTGCAATCTGGAGCAAATGATTATATCAAAAAACCGTTTCATTTCGAAGAACTATTAGAAAGAATCAAAGTTCAACTCAGGCCAAAATCTGGAGAACATTCTGTATTTGTGCTGGGAAACATTACCCTCAACACTGAAACCCATCAGGTACACAAAGGTGATCAGGAAATAAACCTAACACAGAAGGAATTTGCCTTGCTTGAGTTTCTTATGCGAAACAAAGGTAAAGTTTGTAGGAGAACCCGAATTATTGAGAGTGTATGGGATATTCATTTCGATTACAATTCCAGTGTAATTGATGTATATATCAATGCCTTGCGTAAGAAGTTAATGCTCACAAACGAGGAAAATTACATTCAAACGATCAGAGGAGTCGGGTACACGGCCAAAGAAGTATGAATCTCAATTTTAAAGACAGAATAGCATTTAATTACATGATCGCCACAGCATTGATCATGGCAGTTGTTTTCGGGGCAATCTACTTCGTAGTTCATGAAAAAGTAGTCAACAACTTGGACAATGACCTTTCTTATGAAGCTAAAAAGCATACCGGTGAGATCAAAATAATTGGTGACAGCATCATATTCAAGAACAAAGCAGAATGGGAAGAAAGGGAACATACAGAAATTCAGGTCAATCCCGTTTTCATTCAACTGATCGACAAACAGGGGAATTTGATGGATAAGGCCCCGAATCTTAAAGAAGATTATCTGCCCTTTAATGCCTCCAAATTTGGAGGTCATTTTGACGCACGATTAAATAACCGAACCATACGCCAGGTTCAACTACCAATAGAGCAAAACGGAAAAATTAAAGGATATATTCTGGCTGCCATGTCTTCAGAGGCAGCACAATCAGTATTGCTTCGTTTGAGAAATGTATTGATTGTCTCATTTCTAATTGTACTGGGATGCTTGTATTTTATCTCACGCTTGCTAGCTGGAAGAAGTATAAAACCGGTTCAGGACGTTACAAAAACTATTTCTCGAATTACTAAAAATAACCTGAAAGAAAGGGTGGCCTTGCCTGCAAATAGAGATGAAATCCACGAGTTATCATCCAATTTTAATGCATTACTTGAACGCATTGAAAATGCCATCGAACGAGAGCGGCAATTTACTTCTGATGCCTCTCACGAGCTAAGAACGCCTTTGGCCACACTTAGAGGCACATTAGAGGTGCTCATAAGGAAGCCACGGACACAAGATGAGTATGAATCTAAAATAAAGTATAGTCTGTCAGAGATTGAGAGAATGACAAATACACTAGAGCAGTTGTTACTTCTCGCTCGCCTAGATTCACAAGTTGCACAAAAAGAAATCAACTTTTCATCCCTGCCGTCAATCATTGATGAATCTTTGACCCACTTTAAAAGTCAAATAATTGCAAAAAACCTCACAATACAATTTGTTTTCGATAAGAATAAAGCGTTTCTAGTTCGTAGCTATTACACCAATCTCATCGTAGATAACCTATTGAGCAACGCTATCAAGTATTCAAATAAAAATTCTACCATAAGTATTAGTTTGAATGAACAAAGAAATCATGTGAATTTCACCATTCAGGATGAAGGTATTGGCATCAAAGAAAGTGACTTAAATCATATCTATGAGAATTTTTATCGGTCGGAAGCATTGAATCATAAAGATATTTCGGGTAATGGCTTGGGATTGTCCATTGTGAAGAAAAGTGCCGATGCAATAGACGCCAAGGTAAAGATCGAAAGTACGTTAGACAAAGGCACAACCGTAACCGTCATTTTCTAAAACAACCGCATTATATATGACAGATCCAGTAGACAATTATTTAGAAAATCATTTCATACACAGAAGCAACTGGTTACGTGCCGCTGTTTTAGGTGCTAATGATGGAATACTTTCTACGGCCAGTTTGGCCATTGGAGTTGCCACAGCAAGTTCTTCCCGCGAATCGATCATTCTCGCAACTTTAGCAGGCTTAGTAGCTGGAGCACTTTCAATGGCAGCAGGCGAATACGTTTCTGTGAGTTCTCAAACGGATGTAGAAAAAGCAGATATTGAAAGGGAAAAACAAGAGCTTAAAGAAATGTCAGAATTTGAGTTGCAAAGATTGACGGATATTTATGAGCAACGAGGGTTAAAAAAAGAAACGGCTAAGTTGGTTGCAAAAGAACTCACCGAAAAAGATGCACTTGCTGCCCACGTTAGAGATGAATTAGGTATAAATGAAATAAGCCAAGCCAAGCCTCTTCAAGCTGCTTGGGCTTCTGGCGCTGCATTTAGTGCTGGTGGTATTTTACCCTTATTGGTAACACTATGTATGCCGTTAGACCACATGGTGTATTACCTCTATAGCTTTGCTATCTTCTTTCTGATCATATTAGGGATATTGGCGGCCAAGACAGGCGGATCAAGTATTAAAAATGCCATCATTAGGATAACTTTCTGGGGCACCATTGCGATGGGTTTAACAGCCTTAGTAGGTCATCTCTTTGGTGTAAGCCTAAGCTAGGCTATCGTTTTAATGAAATCTTAAGAAAGGCTTGAGAAAAGCCTTAGACACCCCCCTCTACATTTGATATGTAATTAAACAGGACATATCAATGTTAGAAAAAATCATCCAGTATAGCATACATCACAAGCTGATTGTGCTGTTATTTTCAGCAGGAATCATTGTTTTTGGTTTCTATTCTTTATCTGAGATTCCAATTGGCGCTGTTCCTGATGTAACCAATAATCAAGTTCAGATCATAACAACGTCAAGAAGCCTTGCCACAGAAGATGTAGAAAAATTCCTAACCTATCCTGTGGAGTTGGAGATGGCCAATCTTCCAAATGTAAAGGAAATTAGATCAGTCTCCAAATTTGGACTCTCGGTAGTGACTGTTGTCTTTAACGACAAAATTGGAACTTATCTCCCAAGACAATTAATAGCAGAAAAGATAAAGGCTGCCGAAGAAAAAATCCCAGCAGGTTTTGGCAAGCCATTTATGGGACCCATAACTACAGGTCTTGGCGAAATTTATCAATACGTTATTGAAGTCGATTCTGCATATAGGTATGAGTATTCCCTATCTGATATTCGCACCATACAGGATTGGGTGGTTAGGCGACAGCTCTCCGGAATACCAGGAGTTGTTGAAGTGAATACATGGGGAGGTTATCTGAAGCAATACGAAGTGGCACTAAATCCTGAAAAGCTTAGAGGCTTAAACATCTCAGTAACTCAGGTTTTTTCCTCTCTAGAAAAGAACAATAGTGTAGCAGGTGGTGGATATATTGAAAAAACGAATCAAACCTATTTTATCAGAGGAGAAGGGTTGGTTGGTTCTTTACAGGACATTGAAGATATAGTGATTGAGAATAGAAATGGCACTCCTATCTTCATTAAGGATGTTGCCACAGTTGGTTTTGGTCATGCCACACGTTTTGGATCAATTACAGGAAATGGCGAGGGAGAAAAAGTTCTTGGTCAGGTTATGATGCTGAAGGGTGCTAACTCAAAGGCAGTGATAAATGCAGTAAAAGAAAGAGTTGATCAAATCGCACCTTCTTTGCCTCCTGGTATCACCATCAACCCCTTCCTGGAAAGAAGTGAACTCATAGGCAAAACAACATTCACAATTGCAGAAAATCTCATTCTGGGATGTTTGATTGTCATTTTCGTAGTGGTGTTGTTATTAGGAAATATACGTTCAGGTTTAGTTGTTGCCTCTGTTATACCCATGTGTTTGCTTTTTGCACTCTCGCTCATGTACATCTTTGGCGTGGATGCAAATCTAATGAGCCTTGGAGCAATAGATTTTGGTATTATCATCGATGGAGCGGTCATTATTGTGGAGTTCATTGCTTTCAAGATTACAGCAGAGCAATCCAAACTGATGGAACTGCCTAAAAACGAAAGACAGAATTTTATTGATAACATTACTCACCTTGGTGCAAGTAAAATGATGCACTCGGCAGTCTTTGGACAGCTCATCATCATCATTGTATTCATTCCAATCCTCTCTTTGGTAGGCGTTGAAGGTAAGATGTTTAGACCGATGGCCCTTGTGTTCTCCTTTGCGTTGACAGGAGCTATGATCCTTTGATTTCCCTTTTAGTCATTGTTGGCTTTTTATTTACCCGAATGGGAGGCGAATTTGTCCCCACTCTGGATGAGGGTGATTTTGTAATACAACCGGTATTAAAAACTGGAACGTCATTAAGCAATACAGTGCTTGCAACCACCCGCATTGAAAAGATTCTAAAAAGTTTCCCTGAAGTCGATCAAGTGGTAAGTAGGATCGGTGCAGCCGAGGTTCCTACAGACCCCATGTCAATGGAAGAAAGTGACGTCATAATCAAGCTAAGACCGAAGGAAGAGTGGGTTTCTGCCCATAGCAAGGACGAATTAGCGGATAAATTCAAACAAGCATTAACAAAAATTCCTGGAGTAGATTTTGAATTTACCCAACCAATTGAAATGCGCTTTAACGAATTGATTACTGGAGTTCGTGCAGATTTAGCTATCAAGATTTTTGGTGAGGATTTGGATATTCTATACCAAAAGGCTTTAGAAATAGAAAAGGCCATTCATAATGTGGATGGTGCAGCCGACATTATTATAGAAAAAGTTGCAGGACTTCCCCAAATGTCAGTAAAGTACGACAGACGAAAAATAGCAAAATATGGGTTGAATGTCGAAGACCTTAATAGCCTTATTGAAATGGGATTTGCCGGAAAACCTGCCGGAACAGTCTTCGAAGGTGAGAAACAATTCGATTTAGTAGTAAGGTTTGACACAGAACACCACAAAGATATTCAAGACATTGAAACAGCAACCGTTCAATTACCTAACGGCACTCAACTACCGTTGAGTGAATTTGCGACCATTTCATACACAAAAGGACCTGCGAAAATTTCAAGAGATAATACAAAAAGAAGGATTGTGGTTGGAGTCAACGTTAGAGGCCGTGATTTGGAATCTGTAGTAAAAGACGTTCAGCAAGTAATTGATAAAAAAATCAAACTTCCTACAGGATACACAATAGATTATGGAGGTCAATTTGAAAATTTAAGGACTGCTAAGGAGCGATTAATGATCGCTGTTCCTATTGCCCTGATCCTCATTTTTGTATTACTCTATTTCGCCTTTGATTCTGTAAAGAATGCCTTAATCATTTACAGCGCTATACCCATGTCAGCAGTTGGAGGGGTTCTACTTCTGTACATCAGAGACCTGCCCTTCAGTATCTCAGCAGGTGTAGGCTTTATTGCCCTTTTTGGTATAGCGGTTCTCAATGGCATAGTACTGATAGAAGAATTTAAAGAGCTAAAGGCACATGGGATTACTGATATAAACAAACGGATTCTAATTGGCACAAAAAATCGATTAAGACCTGTATTACTAACAGCCTCGGCAGCCGCTCTTGGTTTCTTACCAATGGCCATTTC
The DNA window shown above is from Saprospiraceae bacterium and carries:
- a CDS encoding response regulator transcription factor produces the protein MRILIVEDEYGIAAFLKQGLEEESFAVDVAEEGKKGLQLALSGEYDLLLLDWMLPGLSGIEICRQFRKEYESTPIIFLTAKDTLDETIFGLQSGANDYIKKPFHFEELLERIKVQLRPKSGEHSVFVLGNITLNTETHQVHKGDQEINLTQKEFALLEFLMRNKGKVCRRTRIIESVWDIHFDYNSSVIDVYINALRKKLMLTNEENYIQTIRGVGYTAKEV
- a CDS encoding HAMP domain-containing protein yields the protein MNLNFKDRIAFNYMIATALIMAVVFGAIYFVVHEKVVNNLDNDLSYEAKKHTGEIKIIGDSIIFKNKAEWEEREHTEIQVNPVFIQLIDKQGNLMDKAPNLKEDYLPFNASKFGGHFDARLNNRTIRQVQLPIEQNGKIKGYILAAMSSEAAQSVLLRLRNVLIVSFLIVLGCLYFISRLLAGRSIKPVQDVTKTISRITKNNLKERVALPANRDEIHELSSNFNALLERIENAIERERQFTSDASHELRTPLATLRGTLEVLIRKPRTQDEYESKIKYSLSEIERMTNTLEQLLLLARLDSQVAQKEINFSSLPSIIDESLTHFKSQIIAKNLTIQFVFDKNKAFLVRSYYTNLIVDNLLSNAIKYSNKNSTISISLNEQRNHVNFTIQDEGIGIKESDLNHIYENFYRSEALNHKDISGNGLGLSIVKKSADAIDAKVKIESTLDKGTTVTVIF
- a CDS encoding VIT family protein — protein: MTDPVDNYLENHFIHRSNWLRAAVLGANDGILSTASLAIGVATASSSRESIILATLAGLVAGALSMAAGEYVSVSSQTDVEKADIEREKQELKEMSEFELQRLTDIYEQRGLKKETAKLVAKELTEKDALAAHVRDELGINEISQAKPLQAAWASGAAFSAGGILPLLVTLCMPLDHMVYYLYSFAIFFLIILGILAAKTGGSSIKNAIIRITFWGTIAMGLTALVGHLFGVSLS